agagataaataaaattgttttacgatTGCCACCTTACCATTGTGAATTCAATCCAATTGAACTCATATGGGCACAAATCAATGGTGAGGTGGCAAggaaaaacacaacatttaaaattagtaatgtccaaactttatttactaaagctttaaaaaatgttaccCAAACCAATTGGAGTCAGGCAATCCAATATGCccgcttttttcgaaataaaatgtgggacattgataatttaatttaagaGCTCGTCGGAATCAGATTCcgatttagattaaaataaaaattcatccgcCCTCATATCCCTCTCaaccaccttttttgaaaacaaagaatttattcaggaaaggaccttgtgttgtttataaaggttattattattatttatatcgttttgtatgaatttactttataacctttgatacatatttgaataaaacatatagcaCGACATTTCTTTCTTAGATATTACTCTACAGTATTAGGTAcccttacatttttatttaatacaccataaatttgaaaaaccgtctAGTTATTTAAGGTaagggaaaacaaaattacaattaaaataataattatatatatttatagatacttttaaaaaaatcaaggcaACGTGTGAAATATGTAGGTATAACATTTAGTAGTTAACTAAGtgaacgaagattttaatgtatgaatgctatgcaattgaaaaataaaagtattatttatatgatatgatattaaattaaagtatttaaaattcaaataaaaatgttagtttgaaaaaagcatttaaatttcaattcaaatttgccaCTAAATACCTTTTAGTGTTGTGTATGGTGTGATTCAGGCTTACAATCTCTCTCTCACGCACTATGCACGTGATTACTCTCTGTAATGAGCGGCTCGCCTGTAGAAGGAGCTATTCGAATCACTTATGACAAGGTTAAGGCAAAATACAAATATCAGGAATAAAAACAGGATTCTATGAAACTTGGTATCATCCTATATGAACAAAATTGCTTTACTAAAACTTATCCTACACAGTGAGATCATTATTGGCTTGTTGAGACATGTTATGGTCTCGTCATTACATAATACCTCTACCCTTTACTAAGTTGAAATGTAAATGAAGTCTTGCTTGTTGAGGACCTAGGGAGAATGATCAGCAAATTGTAGGtttgtgtttttttatgaaaatcttcATATTGGCGTGTAACGACTGACAGAACACTTTTCAATTCCTAGAGTTGCTGCACGAATTGAATAGCATTGTCTTTTCGATTTATTTAAGACCAATAATCAGTCAGCTTGGTGATTAGTTGTCTTGTTCGAGCTATTCATACTGGTCGCagttctttaaaatatttaaaccacTGTCTATTTCTCTCTCGATAGTTTCATATTCTGGTTGAAAGGTTACAAAGTTTTTGAGGTCGATCAGTACGAATATCAATAGAGCAAAATTAGTTATAACCCTATAAACaattgaggttatgaaaaacattatttttaaaattagctGAAGCAAAATCATTCGaatataactaaaaatcatAGAAACAATGGTCAATATAGCAAAATTGGTTATGATTCTATGGAGAATTGAGGTTATTAATGATTCAGAAACTCTAAAAATTCGCTAAAGCGAAATACTTCGAATACAATTTTAGAATAAACTAGAAATCATAGAAACATACATGTAATTTGAagcaataatattattttttcaatggaatttgTTGTTACagtgaatataaagaaaaaattaacgtTGTTGATAATGATGCTCAAGATACTTTACAGTACGATTCTTACGATACTTATATCTTCAATAAAACCTTGTCAGGTAAACTATCAGATGAAGATTATGTAACTATTATACATCCTCTTCTTGTGGTAAGTAATTTTTTCGTTCATGGAATTCATTACAgtcaattttttcgaaacaatGATGAGATATACACTTTTATATTTTCCCAGTGAatgcatgaaaatttattcaaattctcaAACGATGGACAGAAAAACTTTATGGGAATTTATGAGCTGAAAATCTCTTCATTGGTTATAATATTCTGCTTATCGGTGACTATTTTGATTTAGATTTCATAAATTCTAAGAAAATAAAGCTTATGGTGTGAAATGGTTCACTGTACTGgaatatttcactattttcttctttttgaaatCTAAATTTTTGACAGTTTGTATACGGGTCAAAGCAGTTATTAGTAGAttctatcatattttttctgTGAAATGAATTACTATAAAAAGCGGAAACCTACAATTAATCAATTGAAATACGAGATAAGAACGAAAAACGTTAACTTACTCAATTTTTAACTAGTTGTAAATGTAAAGACTTGAACtggtaataatatttgaaaatgaaactcAAATTTGATTTATCAAGTGAAAAAACCGCCccagtcaaaaaaatatttgataaggGATGAAAGTAGATTCAAGAATTAATgcataaatttgataaatgcttgataataattattgtcaAAACTCTAGTAGAAGAAGTATTATTAATCAGAATTTTTGAAGATCAACAAGGATCTAAATATATTAGATTAGCAGAAAAAGTATTATTGATCCtccaagaaataaaaactttatagtTTGATAGTATAGCATCCAGTTGCTTTACTAATTTTACCCATGAAGTGATGACAACCCTATTGTTGCTAAAAAGGCAATTCTTTCAATGTCACTCATGGAAAATCACCAATGAGATGATATGAAATCTGTTTTCAGGAAAAgatcaatttttgatatattttgagaCACGTAACAACACTGCTTCTCAAAACTCTGTCATTTGATAAAATTCAAGGAAGGAAGTCCGTAATATCGACCTGTTAGACCACTTTCTTGGGAGGTAAATTTTTACCACCACCCTATATGTCACATAAGAAAACTTCTCTTTTGCTGTTTGTTTCGTATTAGACGCACTAGATATACAAGAACccaaaaataacacaaatagTTAGACCACAAAGAGCAAGATGGTTACCACAAATTTCAAGATTGCCACAGCAGAAAATTGTGAGAATGGTGCTGGAGAGAAGGAGAGCCAACAAGAAGAGGACGCTAAAATAAAAAACGGCTACAAGAAGTCAAGCGGGATATAGATAAGGTTAAAAGGATCGAGTGGAGAAGAGACCGAGGGATGTAAAAAAGATTGAAGCCAATACTTTTATCcatgataataaaatcaactacACTGCAATAGCATTTTATAAAAGtatgtttggaaaataattttattttgcttcatccttttttatatgtaactaAATTTGCCATAACAATAACCAATTATCATTAAATGTAGTTCTTTGTACTAATGTCgattcatttttagaaaaatgtctttgaattattaagtttaagtaCCTCTGATTACTTCGAAAAGACATTTActtcatttattgaaaaaattgaggtcGTCAATATAAAAATGGATTATCGTCCATtctatttacttaaaaaaatattcttcacttaatataaatattggatgaaaaaataaaccatTAAGAGTAATAGGGATAATTAGTCGAAGAAACTAAGCACAAAAAGGGCAAAACCTATGAATTTCTGAGCAGTAAAACGGACCAAGATGCAACAAATTTGACTTGGGAAAGCCACAGGAAaatttgtgaacaaaaattattaatgagaactgcattttgaaatatgaaatatacatCACTGGTTAGAAGGatgaaaaacttataaatagaaatgagttaaattttactaaaatgaCAGAGAAGATCTACGAGATACCGGCTGTCCAGGACGGATGAGGTCTACGTCAACTACTGGAGTTTCGTGTAAATTCATTATATACATACTGGAGGTTTTTGAGATCACTGAATATGAATATCACGGGCAACGCAATGACCTGCGGGGTACCTTGTGCCCGGGGTGGATGGTTTATGTGTCGACTCCGGGAGCCCCGACGAAATTCATTATGAAAACGCGTAGCTGCGCAAACAGAGGATTTCTtcctaaaattttgaatatttcatttggtGTCGTGGTTTTTCTACAACATTTCTACTTATAAGTTTAGATTTAACGAGAGGCACGAAAGAATACAAGTAATATTTTGAGCTGATACTTCAGTTCTATAGATttcttcaatcaatttttatcgTTCTTTGAACATAAGAGTCTCCTGTTTTGTTCTCCCATGGTCCctaatttatgattattttgttctatttttagtCTGCTATTATGACAGGTGAATTTCCATTTAATCTTCTCTAGCGTCTTTTACTTTTGTCTTGTTTTTGATCCAATTTTCCCTTAATCTCTGTTTGTTTATCCATATTTGGGATCCATATGCTAGGACTGGAAGAACACAATGGTTGTTGGCATCGATTTAAGTTTATAATCTTTTGGTATCGCTCTTTAATCGAGTTTGTAGTGTTAGTTCTaactaatttcaataataacaaatcATATCAATGCTTTCCTATTTCAATTGTCCTTTGAAAGATAAATGACCGATCCAgacatttttcatgaaaaaattgattaaaaacaaagaaatacgTCTAGTAACAATTAATCGAAGAAGGTTgagtttgaaataaatttataaagcaAATTTGTtatgtttccatattttctagAACCTCATACCGCAACTCGACTGAAAGATTATTTTCATCTGCTTTTTTCTCTCtacgtaaatattttttatagggTTTAGTGAACACAGTCACTGCCGTCTCACCGGCATTGTTATCAATCGTCAATCAAGCGATACCCCACATTTTTAAGGAGCCAAAGTCAATTTACCTGACAGATAAAGTGAAGAATATCGTTTTCGATGGTATGGAACTTAATTGTCAAGGAGGTAATTTCGCGTCTAAAGCCATTTGTACACAACTTAAGACCCAAATTCCTGGTATTAAGGAATCTGAAactcaaaagaatattttgttgtACTCTCTACTCGGAAAAGTGAGTATAAAAGTTAATTCTATGAAGATttattagatgaaaattcattttaaaagatTATGAATTCCTTTACATAAGTATGTGTGCATTAGGGATGATTGTAGATCATTTTTCGAGAATATTATCATATAtaggataaaattaattattgtattatgaaaaaaattactaaagtGGTCTATCATCATTAAACTAGCTCTTAGAGGAATggattttgaaattaaaattaaaagaagcTCTTTGCAGCTTTTAATTTCTAATGAGAAATTCATGACTTGATATATATGATGAATAAATGATTGAAGGAAACTGATGAATTAGTTCCTTACATGTTCAAATCGCTGTAATATATCTTGAAAAGATGAGAGGACGTTTAAAGTTCTGTTAAACGTTGAAGGAACTGGAAAAAACCTTAGAAACTACCTTAAATTATACGAGGTTATATTTTGAGATttggcaacattgatgtgatTGATGTGATCGAGTCACCGTGATTTGTTGGTTTTCCGAATTTTTAAGCACTTGCTACAGAAAGAACTTTGTGAAGGTCGTAAAAAATCGGATGctgtatcaaaaaatattaatgctGTGCATAAACTGATTCGTGCGATTGAGGCATACTTCAGCATTAGTTCCACTCAATACATTCAATATATCATGAATATTTGgctaaaaaaatttacattcgCGTTGCATATcacataatttgataatatctcaaaaatttcgTGGTACAAAGAAATGCTAAGAAAACATTCGATcccggtgcttcaaaagacatcTATAAGATCGGGACAGGCgacaaatcatggatctattcatatgaaaccaaaaataaacaacaatccACTGTATGGGTCTTTTATGACGAGCCAAAGCGCTCGAagctgttttttcggaataactggatatGTCACCGATCCATTACTAAAGAATTTTCTTGCCAATGCGAGCAATGACTCCTTCTCATTCCTAcagatcaaaattaaattgcGTGGGGATCGTATTTTTAATCGTCATCCTCAACTGATTCACCcatacttttaaataatttatatttataataagttGTCTTCAAAGTGAGTTGAAAATATAGTTTCCAAATTTTACGAAACAATAAACTTCCGTCAAGCATTTATTCAAAGTTGGTCTATTCAATACATTCTAGCGCTGGccatatattttaaaacttcctGAAGAGCTAGTACGTGACATGAATCAACCATAAAGTCGGTGtaactattttttaaacattatacCCGATGAAAGAATTGATTCATCGTAATTATTTTAGAGAAATGCTACTATTGTGGATACGATAAAAATCATGAGaggtataaaaaataacaaagatcTTGGAAGAGTATTAGAAGTGAACGGCAAAAGTAAATTAGATATCTGGGGAAGTGAGGAATGTAATAGATTCAAAGGAACAGATGGGTGGATAATACCACCATTATTGAAACCAGAAGAAGGTATCCATACATATTCACCCCAAATGTGCAAGTACTATAAATTACGCATCAAagattacattttattttaatgatatttttgtagaaatgtCGTTCTTGATTATATTAAAGACGACGTCATTAAAGGAATTAAAGTACGGAGGTACGAAGGGAATTTAGGTGATCAACAAACAGTAGAAGCAGACAAATGTTATTGTCCTTCACCAAAACCATGTTCAAAAAAAGGTTTATTCGATTTGAGTAAATGCATTGGGGCACCAATTATAGTTAGCCTGCCGCATTTTTTGTACGCAGATGAATCACTATTGAAGCAAGTGGAAGGATTGAAACCCGTTAAGGAAGATCACGTCATGACAGTTAGTATTGAACCTGTAAgtactttcaatttattttcatatttcttctagaataattcatatatatttccaGCTTCACTTTTTTAACCCGATTATATAAAAGTAGCTGAAACAATTATCATTAACTACATTTACGAAGTATGTAGTTTTTGTTGGAGAGATAAGactaaatatcaattttaaataggGTTTCTACAAATAATATCGAGTTTAATGAGAAATGGACGTTTTTGGGTCTACAACATCTTGAGATCCCGTAACTTTTCAGGATACCTCACGTAGTCTTGATTCATTGCACGACTATTctacaaataaagaaaacataaatattacaTGAACTGTTTAGAGCTAACTCTTGAATCTCCACATATCTGCTACTCTTAGCcgttttagtttattttatcttataatTACATAGGAACATGGAGACCAAGAAGTTTCGT
The window above is part of the Diorhabda sublineata isolate icDioSubl1.1 chromosome 3, icDioSubl1.1, whole genome shotgun sequence genome. Proteins encoded here:
- the LOC130441464 gene encoding sensory neuron membrane protein 1-like isoform X2, with the protein product MFNLSEYKEKINVVDNDAQDTLQYDSYDTYIFNKTLSGKLSDEDYVTIIHPLLVGLVNTVTAVSPALLSIVNQAIPHIFKEPKSIYLTDKVKNIVFDGMELNCQGGNFASKAICTQLKTQIPGIKESETQKNILLYSLLGKRNATIVDTIKIMRGIKNNKDLGRVLEVNGKSKLDIWGSEECNRFKGTDGWIIPPLLKPEEGIHTYSPQMCKNVVLDYIKDDVIKGIKVRRYEGNLGDQQTVEADKCYCPSPKPCSKKGLFDLSKCIGAPIIVSLPHFLYADESLLKQVEGLKPVKEDHVMTVSIEPLTSAPLNVRIRIQMNLNIEPNQKISIMNNLTTALHPIFWLEDSLDLEGPLFKKISSIFIILGIAHILKWVILVISFGVSSFGFYLYFKNRKSIKITPIRQRPETEEEAFRRSTKELLSQIKKVEKSGHTNNIMSGHEFDRYN
- the LOC130441464 gene encoding sensory neuron membrane protein 1-like isoform X1, whose product is MKASVRLIFGGVLLFTSTILLGFVAFQGLVELAVKDQTALRKNNEIRGIYLKIPFPLNFKIFFFNVTNPMDVQNGAIPILDQVGPYYYDEYKEKINVVDNDAQDTLQYDSYDTYIFNKTLSGKLSDEDYVTIIHPLLVGLVNTVTAVSPALLSIVNQAIPHIFKEPKSIYLTDKVKNIVFDGMELNCQGGNFASKAICTQLKTQIPGIKESETQKNILLYSLLGKRNATIVDTIKIMRGIKNNKDLGRVLEVNGKSKLDIWGSEECNRFKGTDGWIIPPLLKPEEGIHTYSPQMCKNVVLDYIKDDVIKGIKVRRYEGNLGDQQTVEADKCYCPSPKPCSKKGLFDLSKCIGAPIIVSLPHFLYADESLLKQVEGLKPVKEDHVMTVSIEPLTSAPLNVRIRIQMNLNIEPNQKISIMNNLTTALHPIFWLEDSLDLEGPLFKKISSIFIILGIAHILKWVILVISFGVSSFGFYLYFKNRKSIKITPIRQRPETEEEAFRRSTKELLSQIKKVEKSGHTNNIMSGHEFDRYN